The following are from one region of the Candidatus Binataceae bacterium genome:
- the aqpZ gene encoding aquaporin Z produces MSISLSRRAAAEFIGTFWLVLGGCGTAVLAAGFPHLGVGFVGVALAFGLTLLTMAFAIGHISGCHINPAVSFGLWAGGRFPGSELAPYVIAQVLGAILAAAVLYVIASGAPSFSLGGGFAANGYGAHSPGGYPLLSCAVCEITMTLIFLFVIMGATDVRVPAGFAPIPIGLVLTLIHLISIPVTNTSVNPARSTGPALFAGGWAIGQLWLFWLAPIVGAMLGGLLYRWLMQEEATAVAPVVAPIGVAR; encoded by the coding sequence ATGTCTATTAGCCTTTCGCGTCGCGCGGCAGCGGAATTCATCGGGACGTTCTGGCTGGTGCTCGGCGGATGCGGGACCGCGGTCCTGGCCGCGGGCTTTCCCCACCTGGGCGTGGGTTTCGTCGGCGTGGCACTGGCTTTCGGGCTCACGCTGCTGACAATGGCCTTCGCGATCGGGCATATTTCCGGATGCCACATCAATCCCGCCGTGAGCTTCGGACTGTGGGCCGGTGGCCGCTTTCCCGGCAGCGAGTTAGCGCCCTACGTGATTGCCCAGGTGCTCGGCGCGATCCTCGCCGCCGCGGTGCTCTATGTTATCGCCAGCGGCGCGCCTAGCTTCAGCCTGGGCGGGGGGTTCGCGGCCAACGGCTATGGTGCCCACTCGCCCGGTGGTTACCCGTTGCTGTCGTGCGCGGTCTGTGAAATCACGATGACGCTGATCTTTCTGTTCGTGATCATGGGGGCGACCGACGTGCGCGTTCCTGCGGGCTTCGCGCCGATTCCCATTGGCTTGGTTCTGACCTTAATCCATCTGATCAGTATTCCGGTAACCAATACTTCGGTGAATCCAGCCCGCAGCACCGGACCCGCGCTGTTCGCAGGGGGGTGGGCGATTGGGCAGCTCTGGCTGTTTTGGCTCGCGCCGATCGTGGGCGCGATGCTGGGCGGCCTGCTCTATCGCTGGCTGATGCAGGAAGAAGCCACCGCGGTGGCGCCGGTGGTAGCGCCAATTGGCGTGGCACGCTAA
- a CDS encoding LLM class flavin-dependent oxidoreductase — protein MKFGYFTLSDNHYFNNERSANQCILDLVDEAIYAESLGYNSAWIGEHHFNSLGVLSCPDLALAYIAARTRHIRLAPAVNVLPLHHPIRVAEQWATLDLLSGGRVDFATGRGYDRGEYLPLNAPFDDNVTAFAEGVDIVHRLWSQAEPVSHHGKYYNFDNISITPKPIQRPIPIHLASFSHPTIELAARYGFGLVLATFAANITLGGVGEAARYYREACARNHKPPGRLVSSYFIHFADTPEQERAARERQLRYARECTAAVSPGDENTRPKSYAYFQEFKAQMRNRRAEDLDSQTMLLGNSEQITLTLKEMAELGFDEIILYFGVGLKPHNQVREEMARFIEEVAPAFATSRS, from the coding sequence ATGAAATTCGGCTATTTCACCTTGAGCGATAATCACTACTTCAACAACGAGCGCAGCGCCAACCAGTGTATCTTGGACCTGGTGGACGAAGCGATCTATGCTGAGTCGCTGGGGTACAATTCGGCCTGGATCGGCGAACACCACTTCAATTCCCTGGGCGTGCTCTCTTGCCCCGACCTGGCGCTGGCCTACATCGCCGCGCGAACCCGGCACATCCGCCTGGCCCCCGCCGTCAACGTCCTGCCGCTGCACCATCCGATCCGAGTCGCGGAGCAATGGGCCACGCTGGACCTGCTCAGCGGCGGGCGAGTGGACTTCGCCACGGGGCGCGGCTACGACCGCGGCGAATACCTGCCTCTAAACGCGCCGTTTGACGACAACGTGACGGCCTTCGCTGAAGGCGTAGACATCGTTCACCGACTGTGGTCGCAAGCGGAGCCGGTGTCGCATCACGGCAAGTATTATAATTTCGATAACATTTCGATTACGCCCAAACCAATCCAGCGACCCATTCCGATTCATCTGGCTTCCTTTTCGCATCCCACCATCGAGCTGGCCGCACGCTACGGCTTCGGACTGGTGCTCGCGACCTTTGCCGCCAACATCACGTTGGGCGGCGTGGGCGAAGCCGCACGCTATTACCGCGAGGCCTGCGCCCGCAACCACAAGCCGCCTGGACGCCTGGTATCCAGCTATTTTATCCATTTCGCCGACACCCCCGAGCAGGAGCGCGCGGCGCGCGAGCGCCAATTGCGCTACGCGCGGGAATGCACCGCCGCGGTGTCGCCCGGGGACGAAAACACCAGGCCCAAGAGCTACGCCTACTTTCAGGAATTCAAGGCCCAAATGCGCAATCGGCGAGCCGAGGATCTGGATTCGCAAACGATGCTTTTGGGCAACTCCGAACAGATTACCCTGACCCTCAAGGAAATGGCGGAGCTGGGCTTCGACGAGATCATCCTTTACTTCGGTGTGGGTCTGAAGCCTCATAACCAGGTCCGCGAAGAGATGGCCCGCTTCATCGAAGAGGTCGCGCCCGCCTTCGCCACTTCGCGCTCTTAG
- a CDS encoding S53 family serine peptidase, which produces MPKPVIWVLSTLFLLITGTMAAAQQLVPIAGNHLSNVPFARELAAAQELQGEVQMALINRAQLAQLEADLQDRDSPLYHQWLTPEQFAERFGPTPAQMEAVADWLSSEGLQVTAVDQLQRAVRFTASYSAIKAALQVKVVGEGTRYANLNDPMVPADLAPTIVSIEGLTNRGGQPVSGDSIVSTCSSIGGWAPCNDAPSFGPADLYTFYDETPVLQSGNLGSGGAQSASDCIAVIEGASINTGALSLFTSQFATALPSPAVMPTITLNQAPTSTATPGLPGDNEPYLDIEWAHAVSPNTPIRNYYTNSNGYLGAVEQAVTENLCGAISSSTEGGCEPESTVVALDGWEAQAVAQGQTFFKSAGDFGSNWTCGQILATPTAAPTAAFPMPTAVMQKNCGTSPYQDSNGYTYQPSIDEEAASPNITTVGGTQFQPAYSSPPDQVDISTVNQGLEEAWNAEAQPSATPTPGAENCPIKDSGGGGYSQVFNKPPWQSGLGVPNDGARDIPDVSMGANGMIAGAPPSAVMPGFFVATLQGPNSRFNTCSPNNQPCFTLTAGTSIATPMWAGISRLIAQAQGVTRLGNINNRLYELAAVEYTHPGSNLGLHDVTSGNNGDGGIPGYSAGPGYDLATGLGSPDIAKLVAAFPGAEATFNPANTTVNAGASAGAGSFTVFNTTSGPLTLNSVTIDLSLPAIFLQLTLTATVGSGAPLVTVAASQASTVFSFSTPPTIPSGGSVTLMLTGSTGALAGAGWTTAGEGAEGGPGTFVALWLACLTLALAASLRSGSHRRSAYVLSCAMLLSGLAFAVIDCSSSGGSSGPSPSASAIPSVTPTPGQSQTSGQMVPQGGISMADGQGGIVEVSGMPGKLGTVTVQY; this is translated from the coding sequence ATGCCGAAGCCGGTCATATGGGTACTATCGACATTGTTTCTGCTGATTACTGGCACCATGGCTGCGGCGCAACAGCTCGTGCCGATCGCGGGCAACCATCTAAGCAATGTTCCTTTCGCACGGGAACTGGCAGCGGCTCAGGAGTTGCAGGGCGAAGTCCAGATGGCGCTCATCAATCGTGCGCAGTTGGCACAGCTTGAGGCTGATCTGCAGGATCGCGATTCGCCGCTTTACCATCAGTGGTTGACTCCCGAGCAGTTTGCCGAACGCTTTGGTCCCACGCCGGCGCAGATGGAGGCGGTTGCCGACTGGCTCAGCAGCGAAGGATTGCAAGTGACGGCGGTCGACCAGCTTCAGCGCGCAGTACGATTCACTGCCAGCTACTCGGCGATCAAGGCCGCTCTGCAAGTGAAAGTCGTGGGCGAGGGGACTCGCTATGCCAATCTCAATGATCCGATGGTGCCCGCCGACCTGGCGCCGACGATCGTTTCGATCGAAGGCCTGACCAACCGCGGAGGTCAACCGGTCAGCGGGGACAGTATCGTGTCAACCTGCAGCTCAATTGGCGGATGGGCGCCATGCAACGACGCGCCATCTTTTGGCCCCGCCGACCTATATACCTTCTATGATGAAACTCCCGTGCTACAGAGCGGTAATCTGGGAAGCGGCGGCGCTCAAAGTGCCAGCGATTGCATTGCGGTTATCGAAGGCGCCAGCATCAACACTGGTGCGCTCAGCCTGTTTACGAGCCAATTTGCCACGGCGCTGCCCTCGCCCGCGGTAATGCCGACGATTACCCTCAACCAGGCGCCTACGAGCACCGCGACGCCTGGATTGCCCGGCGACAACGAACCTTATCTGGATATCGAATGGGCTCACGCGGTTTCGCCAAACACCCCGATTCGTAATTACTACACAAACTCAAACGGATATTTGGGAGCGGTCGAACAGGCGGTCACCGAAAACCTGTGCGGGGCGATCAGCAGCAGTACCGAAGGCGGATGCGAGCCTGAGAGTACGGTTGTTGCCCTGGACGGCTGGGAAGCTCAGGCGGTGGCGCAGGGCCAGACCTTTTTCAAGTCTGCCGGCGACTTTGGCAGCAACTGGACCTGCGGTCAGATCCTGGCCACCCCCACGGCGGCACCGACCGCCGCCTTTCCCATGCCCACGGCGGTGATGCAAAAGAATTGCGGTACAAGTCCTTACCAAGATAGCAACGGCTACACATATCAGCCCAGCATCGACGAGGAGGCGGCCAGTCCCAATATTACCACGGTGGGCGGCACGCAGTTTCAACCTGCTTACAGTTCCCCTCCCGACCAAGTGGATATCAGCACGGTGAATCAGGGCCTGGAGGAGGCATGGAACGCCGAAGCCCAACCTTCAGCCACGCCGACGCCGGGAGCCGAGAACTGTCCGATCAAAGATTCCGGCGGCGGTGGTTACAGCCAGGTGTTCAACAAGCCGCCCTGGCAAAGCGGGCTAGGCGTGCCCAACGACGGCGCGCGCGATATTCCCGACGTCTCGATGGGAGCGAACGGAATGATTGCGGGAGCGCCGCCTAGCGCGGTGATGCCGGGGTTTTTTGTCGCCACCTTGCAAGGGCCGAACTCTCGGTTCAACACTTGTTCGCCCAACAACCAGCCCTGCTTCACGCTAACCGCAGGCACCTCGATCGCCACGCCGATGTGGGCTGGAATCTCCCGGCTCATCGCCCAAGCTCAAGGCGTGACCCGCCTGGGAAATATCAACAACCGTCTTTATGAATTGGCCGCGGTGGAATACACCCATCCCGGCTCGAACCTGGGCTTGCACGACGTCACTAGCGGCAACAACGGCGACGGTGGAATCCCAGGCTACAGCGCCGGTCCGGGATACGACCTGGCCACGGGCTTGGGCTCGCCCGATATCGCGAAATTGGTGGCCGCTTTCCCAGGTGCTGAAGCCACCTTCAATCCGGCCAATACCACGGTTAACGCCGGAGCAAGCGCGGGTGCCGGATCCTTTACGGTCTTCAACACCACCAGCGGGCCGCTTACGTTGAATTCGGTGACGATCGATCTCTCCCTGCCCGCCATCTTTTTGCAGCTCACGTTGACCGCGACAGTGGGCAGTGGCGCCCCACTGGTCACAGTCGCCGCGTCCCAAGCGAGCACCGTATTTTCCTTCTCGACTCCGCCTACGATTCCCTCTGGCGGCTCGGTCACGCTGATGCTCACGGGCTCAACTGGCGCTTTGGCTGGGGCAGGATGGACTACGGCCGGCGAAGGCGCCGAGGGTGGTCCGGGCACGTTCGTCGCGCTGTGGCTGGCATGCCTCACGTTGGCACTCGCGGCGAGCCTGCGTTCGGGTAGCCACCGGCGGAGCGCCTATGTGCTGAGCTGCGCGATGCTGCTAAGTGGGCTCGCTTTCGCAGTCATCGATTGCAGCAGCAGTGGCGGAAGCAGCGGGCCTTCGCCCAGCGCCAGCGCGATACCCAGCGTCACGCCGACTCCCGGCCAAAGCCAGACCTCGGGCCAGATGGTCCCTCAGGGCGGCATAAGCATGGCTGACGGCCAGGGCGGAATAGTCGAAGTTTCTGGTATGCCGGGGAAACTGGGTACGGTGACCGTGCAATATTAG